A region of Chitinophaga horti DNA encodes the following proteins:
- a CDS encoding SGNH/GDSL hydrolase family protein, translated as MKKWICSLSLCVAALQSQAQVKPFQQNDRVIFVGNSITEAGAYVSYIYLYYMTHFPGQRLVIMNGGIGGDKASDIYRRLDYDILAKKPNVMVLTFGMNDTGYFEFNEDNAAERAKQRIAASEASYKLVEQRLLQMPALRKILMSSPPYDETAKIGGAVFRGKQAALAEVVKFQEAAARKNGWDFADLYRPMTALNVKLQQQDSTFTLIGGDRIHPGNAGHLVMAAEFLKSQGLAGKPVAVVAIDAKKKSSRTENCSVQGLQATPTNIRLQYLAQSLPYPIDTVARIWGNPQRQADALQWIPFTEDFNREILRVAGLEKGNYALKIDGRQLGVWPAAEWEQGINLALLETPQRNQAMSVMQLNLRRAEVEARLRRYFWVQGNYFDKKKMRQQDDAAALDSVRLAAKTDGMLRYHEENYETAMYKELRALWEQEIATITDLIYKVNKPVAHQLEIVKI; from the coding sequence ATGAAAAAATGGATCTGTTCCCTTAGCCTGTGCGTAGCAGCGTTGCAATCGCAGGCGCAGGTGAAGCCCTTTCAACAAAACGACCGTGTCATCTTTGTCGGCAACAGCATCACCGAAGCCGGCGCTTACGTGTCGTACATCTACCTCTATTACATGACGCACTTCCCCGGCCAGCGCCTGGTGATCATGAATGGTGGCATTGGCGGCGATAAGGCCTCGGATATTTACCGCCGGCTCGACTACGACATCCTCGCCAAAAAGCCCAATGTGATGGTGCTTACGTTTGGTATGAATGATACGGGTTACTTCGAGTTTAACGAAGACAACGCCGCCGAACGCGCCAAACAGCGTATCGCCGCTTCCGAAGCCAGTTACAAACTGGTAGAACAGCGATTGTTGCAGATGCCGGCTTTGCGAAAGATATTAATGTCGTCGCCACCCTACGACGAAACGGCGAAAATCGGTGGTGCGGTGTTCCGTGGTAAACAGGCCGCCCTGGCGGAAGTGGTGAAGTTCCAGGAAGCCGCCGCCCGCAAAAACGGTTGGGATTTCGCTGATCTCTACCGCCCGATGACCGCCCTCAACGTGAAGCTGCAACAGCAAGACTCCACTTTCACACTGATCGGTGGCGATCGCATTCATCCCGGCAATGCAGGCCACCTCGTGATGGCAGCTGAATTTCTAAAGTCGCAGGGACTGGCGGGCAAACCGGTGGCGGTAGTCGCGATCGATGCCAAAAAGAAATCGAGCCGTACGGAAAACTGTAGCGTGCAAGGGTTACAGGCCACACCCACAAACATCCGCCTGCAATACCTCGCGCAGTCACTGCCTTATCCCATCGATACCGTTGCACGTATATGGGGCAATCCGCAGCGGCAGGCAGATGCACTGCAATGGATTCCTTTCACCGAAGACTTTAACCGCGAGATCCTGCGGGTAGCGGGTCTGGAGAAAGGTAATTATGCTTTGAAGATCGATGGTCGCCAGTTGGGCGTATGGCCGGCGGCGGAATGGGAGCAGGGCATCAACCTGGCTTTACTGGAAACGCCGCAGCGCAACCAGGCGATGTCGGTAATGCAGCTGAACCTGCGCAGGGCAGAAGTGGAAGCGCGCCTTCGCCGGTATTTCTGGGTGCAGGGTAATTATTTCGATAAAAAGAAGATGCGCCAGCAGGATGATGCAGCCGCGCTGGACAGTGTACGCCTCGCCGCTAAAACTGACGGGATGTTGCGCTACCACGAAGAAAATTATGAAACGGCGATGTACAAAGAACTGCGCGCCCTCTGGGAGCAGGAGATAGCGACCATCACTGATCTTATCTACAAAGTCAACAAGCCGGTTGCTCACCAACTGGAAATCGTAAAAATATAG
- a CDS encoding RagB/SusD family nutrient uptake outer membrane protein yields MKVRSTVAIPICLCVGMLFLHACDKKSFLDETETTNLNERTVFSDSARTVAFLTQIYVDVGFAEHPTRFGNGGLDAASDEAEAQRAANITTSVQFATGTVNPAIISADAWNTPYFNIRRVNLLLKNLHGAPIPTHIRNVMTAEARFLRAWYYAILLKHYGGVPLIGDAIFDLKGKVPGVRNTYAECVDYIVSECDAVAAALPLTRLREEYGRASGGAALALKARVLLYAASQQFNGGNVEQGNPLTGYTDASNERWKLAKDAAFAVMDSKAYKLHENNTTAPGYGFYELFTLRVNEEYIFARMQARNIELEKAWQPPSRDGAEGGFPYQEFVDAFVMANGLPITDAASGYNPSQPYTNRDPRLAHSVIRDQSLLIQNNGLREPVNIYLGPDGRGVSQDAVRAGTPTGYYTRKMLDDNISANNIHGSDRCFPLMRYAEVLLNYAEATNEYDGPVSEVYAAMALIRKRAGLFPYELPANLTKPQMRAAIQAERRVELAFEGHRFWDVRRWKIADQTENRQMTGMEVKRNGATVTYTTFPVRKHNFRPAMYFWAIPQSETAKSPELKQNPSW; encoded by the coding sequence ATGAAAGTCAGATCCACGGTCGCTATTCCTATATGCCTGTGCGTTGGTATGCTCTTTCTGCATGCCTGCGACAAAAAAAGTTTCCTGGATGAAACGGAAACTACCAACCTGAATGAGAGAACCGTATTCTCCGATAGTGCGCGTACGGTCGCTTTTCTCACCCAGATTTATGTTGATGTCGGTTTTGCAGAACATCCTACCCGTTTCGGGAATGGTGGGCTCGACGCTGCCAGCGACGAAGCAGAAGCACAACGGGCAGCTAACATTACCACCTCTGTGCAGTTCGCCACCGGTACGGTAAACCCGGCGATCATCAGTGCCGATGCCTGGAATACACCGTATTTCAACATCCGGCGGGTAAACCTGCTGCTGAAAAATCTGCATGGCGCCCCCATCCCGACGCACATCCGTAACGTGATGACGGCGGAGGCGCGTTTTCTGCGTGCCTGGTATTATGCCATATTGCTGAAACACTATGGTGGCGTGCCGTTAATCGGCGATGCCATTTTTGACCTGAAAGGTAAGGTCCCCGGGGTACGTAACACCTATGCGGAATGTGTGGATTACATCGTATCGGAGTGTGACGCGGTGGCAGCAGCCTTACCGCTTACGCGTTTGCGCGAGGAGTATGGTCGCGCGAGCGGCGGTGCAGCATTGGCGCTTAAAGCGCGGGTGTTGCTGTACGCAGCCAGCCAGCAGTTTAATGGTGGTAACGTGGAACAGGGCAATCCGCTTACGGGTTACACCGACGCCTCCAACGAACGCTGGAAATTGGCGAAGGATGCGGCTTTTGCGGTGATGGACAGCAAGGCCTATAAGCTGCATGAAAATAATACGACCGCTCCGGGTTACGGCTTTTACGAGTTGTTTACGCTTCGTGTGAACGAAGAGTACATTTTCGCCCGTATGCAGGCCCGTAATATCGAACTGGAAAAAGCCTGGCAGCCACCTTCAAGAGATGGCGCCGAGGGCGGATTTCCTTACCAGGAATTCGTAGATGCGTTCGTAATGGCAAACGGTTTGCCGATCACGGATGCAGCATCAGGATATAACCCTTCGCAACCTTATACGAACCGCGATCCCAGGCTGGCACATTCGGTGATCCGCGATCAGTCGCTGCTCATCCAGAACAACGGTCTGCGCGAACCGGTAAATATTTATCTCGGGCCTGATGGCAGGGGTGTAAGCCAGGATGCTGTTCGCGCCGGTACGCCTACGGGTTACTACACCCGTAAAATGCTCGACGATAACATCTCCGCTAACAATATTCACGGTTCCGACCGTTGCTTTCCGCTGATGCGTTATGCTGAAGTGCTGCTGAACTACGCAGAGGCCACCAACGAATATGATGGCCCTGTTTCAGAAGTATATGCTGCCATGGCGCTGATCAGGAAACGTGCGGGCTTATTTCCATACGAGCTGCCTGCCAATCTCACAAAACCGCAAATGAGGGCCGCCATTCAGGCCGAAAGGAGAGTGGAACTGGCTTTCGAAGGCCACCGCTTCTGGGACGTTAGGCGCTGGAAAATTGCAGACCAGACCGAAAACCGGCAGATGACGGGCATGGAGGTAAAACGTAACGGCGCAACGGTGACTTACACAACGTTCCCGGTACGTAAGCATAATTTCCGCCCGGCCATGTATTTCTGGGCCATCCCGCAAAGCGAAACTGCTAAATCTCCCGAACTGAAACAAAATCCATCCTGGTAA
- a CDS encoding DUF5004 domain-containing protein — protein MIFPLQKVVRTCALFLVLLITACEQQDIQVQESVKDIAGAWRITKAVRNGVDITAYADFTQFRINFGTNQQYTIEHPMPFVVTKNGGYELNDPKYPFRIRFSENGAAQPLSSSFTYPVVNGKRNLVFTFSPGCQSNTYVYTLEKVHP, from the coding sequence ATGATCTTTCCTCTACAGAAAGTTGTCCGGACCTGTGCACTATTCCTGGTGCTGCTGATTACCGCCTGCGAACAGCAGGACATACAGGTGCAGGAGTCTGTTAAAGACATTGCCGGTGCCTGGCGCATCACCAAAGCGGTGCGCAATGGCGTCGATATCACTGCCTATGCCGACTTTACGCAATTCAGGATCAATTTCGGCACTAACCAGCAATATACGATCGAGCATCCTATGCCTTTCGTCGTGACGAAAAACGGCGGCTATGAACTGAATGATCCGAAGTACCCGTTCCGCATCCGCTTTAGCGAAAATGGCGCAGCACAGCCGCTCAGCTCCAGCTTTACCTATCCCGTAGTGAACGGTAAAAGGAACCTGGTGTTCACGTTCAGCCCGGGCTGCCAGTCTAACACCTACGTGTATACGCTCGAAAAGGTACATCCCTAA
- a CDS encoding glycoside hydrolase family 38 C-terminal domain-containing protein, which produces MKRVTFWLAVLSTLLAGASHAQQHYFVDGYHGGIYGHYPPGYTQFMVRQLQEHPDWKIALEIEPETWDTVRLREPAAYEAFRKLFADQSAKGRIEYVNPAYGQAYMFNISGESMIRQLSYGMKKLETHFPGIRFDTYSSEEPCFTSGLPQVLLSFGFRYASLKNPNTCWGGYTRAFGGELVHWQGPDGSRILTVPRYATEGLVNNSTWQTTAWNNSPAYITSAKAAGITNPVGMCLQDAGWRNGPWLQQRANYVTWREYMGIANRKKATVWPLSQEDIQVSLVWGAQVLQRLAQQVRRAENNIVSAEKYAALQYLLEGTPWPQQALDTAWTALLLAQHHDCWIVPYNHVARKATWAEKVAQWTGLTDSVANSITAGTPKPFLRVVNTAAFPRNEWVPFVTRKPVRIKDANGQEVQTSRGACGTLWFRAAVPAMGFQTYHLEDAPAKQLSTATRYKVRTDLYELEVDPKRGGVITSLIVRERQLVDTRNARGFNELRGFDYERGMWCSSMDSTATVKVEEDGGRISLEIKGHFAQHPFTQRITLANGEPRIDMQVDIDSQGQPRIGAYSQETNYVAEERNKAFYNDSFKLQVLFPLQLEGQQVTKDAPFDVTKSRLSGTFFNRWDSIKNNIILHWIDITDAGSKAGMAIFSDHTTSYVHGQHYPPGLTLQYAGRALWGRDYKVEGATSVKYALVPHTGNWRMAGISNEEVRWCEPLKVIPAADAEAFSLLSLKQPGWQVTTMLIDGNDLLIRLYNTSAGKDQQLSFNGSMSAAMLEELDGKRQQPLNVTKRNGLSSIRFSAPPFGIRTLRLKNVKVKP; this is translated from the coding sequence ATGAAACGTGTGACTTTTTGGCTGGCGGTGTTAAGCACCCTGCTGGCCGGGGCTTCCCATGCCCAGCAACATTACTTTGTAGATGGTTATCATGGAGGGATCTATGGTCACTACCCACCGGGCTACACGCAGTTCATGGTGCGGCAGTTGCAGGAACATCCCGACTGGAAGATCGCTTTGGAAATTGAACCGGAAACCTGGGATACCGTGCGCCTTCGCGAACCGGCGGCATACGAGGCTTTCAGGAAACTTTTCGCCGATCAGTCAGCGAAGGGGCGTATTGAGTATGTGAACCCCGCGTATGGACAAGCCTACATGTTCAACATTTCCGGCGAAAGTATGATCCGGCAACTGAGCTACGGGATGAAGAAACTGGAAACCCATTTTCCGGGAATACGGTTTGATACTTATTCCTCGGAGGAGCCTTGCTTTACGAGCGGCCTGCCGCAGGTGTTACTCTCCTTCGGATTCCGTTATGCCTCGCTCAAAAATCCTAATACCTGTTGGGGCGGATACACCCGCGCGTTCGGCGGTGAACTTGTGCATTGGCAGGGGCCGGATGGCAGCCGTATACTTACCGTTCCGCGATACGCAACCGAAGGGCTGGTAAACAATTCAACCTGGCAGACTACTGCCTGGAATAATAGTCCCGCTTATATCACCTCCGCAAAGGCCGCAGGTATTACCAACCCCGTTGGCATGTGTTTGCAGGATGCCGGCTGGCGTAATGGTCCCTGGTTACAGCAGCGCGCCAACTACGTTACCTGGCGCGAATACATGGGCATCGCCAACCGGAAGAAGGCGACTGTTTGGCCATTGTCACAGGAAGATATACAGGTAAGTCTCGTATGGGGCGCACAGGTGCTGCAACGTCTCGCCCAACAAGTGCGCCGGGCGGAGAATAACATCGTTTCGGCCGAAAAATATGCCGCTTTGCAATACCTGTTGGAAGGTACGCCCTGGCCGCAGCAGGCGCTCGATACCGCCTGGACGGCCCTGTTACTCGCCCAACACCACGATTGCTGGATTGTTCCCTACAACCACGTCGCCCGCAAAGCCACGTGGGCGGAGAAAGTAGCACAGTGGACTGGTTTAACAGACAGCGTGGCCAATAGCATCACGGCCGGTACGCCAAAACCTTTCCTGCGTGTCGTGAATACCGCCGCATTCCCCCGTAACGAATGGGTGCCCTTCGTAACACGGAAGCCCGTGCGCATAAAAGACGCTAATGGCCAGGAAGTGCAGACTTCGCGCGGCGCGTGCGGTACACTTTGGTTTAGGGCCGCCGTGCCTGCGATGGGCTTTCAGACTTATCACCTGGAAGATGCGCCGGCTAAACAGCTATCAACCGCCACACGATATAAAGTACGCACCGATCTGTATGAATTGGAAGTCGATCCGAAACGCGGCGGGGTCATCACCAGTTTGATTGTCCGCGAAAGGCAACTGGTCGATACGCGCAATGCGCGAGGCTTCAATGAACTGCGTGGGTTCGATTACGAACGCGGAATGTGGTGTTCGAGCATGGATTCCACCGCTACCGTAAAAGTGGAAGAGGACGGCGGTCGCATCAGCCTGGAAATAAAAGGTCATTTCGCGCAGCATCCTTTTACGCAGCGGATCACCCTCGCCAACGGAGAGCCGCGCATCGATATGCAGGTAGACATTGATTCGCAGGGCCAACCGCGTATCGGCGCTTATTCGCAGGAAACGAACTATGTAGCAGAAGAACGTAATAAGGCGTTCTATAATGATAGCTTCAAACTGCAGGTGCTGTTCCCGTTACAACTGGAAGGTCAGCAGGTAACGAAAGATGCACCCTTCGATGTGACGAAAAGCCGCCTGTCCGGCACGTTCTTCAACCGCTGGGACAGTATCAAAAATAATATCATCCTGCACTGGATAGATATCACCGATGCTGGGAGCAAAGCCGGCATGGCGATTTTCAGCGATCATACCACCAGTTATGTGCACGGTCAGCACTATCCGCCCGGACTCACCCTGCAATATGCCGGCCGCGCCTTGTGGGGCAGGGATTATAAGGTAGAGGGTGCGACGTCGGTGAAGTACGCGCTGGTGCCGCATACGGGCAACTGGCGAATGGCGGGCATCTCGAACGAGGAAGTGCGCTGGTGCGAACCGCTGAAAGTAATTCCTGCTGCGGATGCAGAAGCCTTCAGCCTGCTATCGCTTAAACAACCAGGCTGGCAGGTGACCACGATGCTGATCGATGGCAACGATCTGCTCATCCGCTTATACAATACATCCGCCGGAAAAGATCAGCAGCTCAGCTTCAATGGCTCGATGAGCGCCGCCATGCTGGAAGAACTCGACGGCAAAAGACAACAACCACTGAACGTAACAAAACGCAATGGACTAAGCTCCATCCGTTTCTCCGCGCCACCATTTGGTATTCGCACGCTTCGGCTAAAAAACGTAAAGGTTAAACCATAA
- a CDS encoding GH92 family glycosyl hydrolase: MKKTYLLTMAAALSVAPAVAQDPAGYVNPFIGASTSEGAAGIYHGLGKTFPGAATPFGMVQLSPNTITGGDNGSGYSYEHTSIEGFAFTQMSGIGWFGDLGNFLVMPSAGPLQTHAGSAKHPEQGYRSNYDKASEKASAGYYRVKLTEHNILGEMTAAPHSGIMRFTFPAGQQSRIQIDLARRVGGTSVWQEIKVLDDRTIAGYMKCTPDGGGWGNGDGKANFTVYFYAQFSKPFTKHGVWSADIPADWTRKRDEVQSDRYQQRVASAKVIPGVKAFEGKHLGFYTDFATTENEAVLLKAGISFVSIDGAKANLEKEIADWAFERVKQEAHTSWNKALAKVNIEGGSEEEKTVFYTALYHTMIDPRQFSDIDGRYIGGDGKVHQPTNFNKRTIFSGWDVFRSQMPLQTIINPGLVNDMINSLVTLADETGNQYLERWELLNAYSGCMIGNPAVSVIADAYVKGIRKFDIAKAYTYAKNTVEKFGNGTKGYTSGGLSVSLTLEYAYFDWCMGQLSKALGKSADAKLYTARSANYRNVFDAEKGWFRPREDDGSWMAWPAEGRMRQGYGTIESSPYQQGWFVPHDVPGMTKLIGGKDKVLQELTTFFDKTPENMMWNDYYNHANEPVHHVPFLFNRLGAPWLTQRYTREICARAYRNAVEGLVGNEDVGQMSAWYVLAASGLHPVCPGSPRYEITSPVFNSITFGLDPAYAKGSQFTVRTRHNSRVNVYIQRAWLNGKPYAHSYIDHAAIAAGGELELEMGPTPNKSWGIK, from the coding sequence GTGAAAAAAACATACCTCCTTACCATGGCGGCCGCGCTTTCCGTTGCCCCGGCCGTAGCGCAGGACCCTGCCGGTTATGTAAACCCGTTCATTGGTGCCAGCACCAGCGAAGGTGCGGCCGGCATCTATCACGGTCTTGGTAAAACGTTTCCGGGAGCAGCCACGCCGTTCGGCATGGTGCAGTTAAGTCCGAACACAATTACCGGCGGCGATAATGGCTCGGGTTACAGCTACGAACATACCAGCATTGAAGGATTTGCCTTTACGCAAATGAGCGGCATCGGCTGGTTCGGCGACCTGGGTAATTTCCTGGTGATGCCTTCCGCTGGTCCGCTGCAAACGCATGCCGGCAGCGCTAAACATCCGGAGCAGGGCTACCGCTCCAACTACGATAAGGCGTCCGAAAAAGCATCCGCTGGTTATTACCGGGTAAAGCTTACAGAACATAACATCCTGGGCGAAATGACCGCCGCCCCGCATAGCGGCATCATGCGCTTCACGTTCCCTGCCGGGCAGCAGTCACGTATTCAGATCGACCTGGCCCGCAGGGTAGGAGGCACATCTGTCTGGCAGGAAATAAAGGTACTGGACGATCGCACCATTGCAGGCTACATGAAGTGTACGCCTGATGGCGGCGGCTGGGGCAACGGGGATGGAAAGGCCAACTTTACGGTCTACTTCTACGCTCAATTCAGCAAGCCGTTTACCAAACATGGCGTATGGAGCGCCGATATTCCAGCTGACTGGACGCGCAAACGCGATGAGGTGCAAAGTGATCGCTACCAGCAAAGAGTGGCGTCTGCAAAAGTAATACCCGGCGTAAAAGCTTTCGAAGGTAAACACCTGGGCTTTTACACAGATTTCGCGACCACCGAAAATGAGGCCGTGCTGTTAAAAGCAGGCATCTCATTCGTAAGCATCGACGGCGCCAAAGCCAACCTGGAAAAGGAAATCGCCGACTGGGCATTCGAGCGGGTGAAACAGGAAGCACATACCTCCTGGAACAAAGCCCTGGCGAAAGTGAATATCGAAGGCGGCTCGGAAGAAGAAAAGACGGTCTTCTACACCGCACTCTATCACACCATGATCGATCCCCGCCAGTTTTCGGATATTGATGGCCGTTACATCGGTGGTGATGGCAAAGTGCATCAGCCCACTAACTTTAACAAACGCACGATCTTCAGCGGGTGGGATGTATTCCGCAGCCAGATGCCGTTACAAACAATCATTAATCCTGGACTGGTCAATGATATGATCAATTCACTGGTAACACTGGCGGATGAAACGGGCAACCAATACCTCGAACGCTGGGAGCTGCTAAACGCCTATAGTGGCTGTATGATCGGTAATCCCGCCGTATCGGTAATCGCAGATGCGTACGTAAAAGGGATCCGCAAGTTCGATATAGCCAAAGCATACACGTATGCGAAGAATACGGTGGAGAAATTCGGCAACGGCACAAAAGGTTATACATCCGGCGGACTGAGTGTTTCGCTCACGCTCGAATACGCCTATTTCGACTGGTGTATGGGACAGCTGTCGAAAGCCTTGGGAAAAAGTGCAGATGCAAAGTTATATACCGCCCGCAGTGCCAATTACCGCAACGTGTTCGATGCAGAGAAAGGCTGGTTCCGCCCGCGGGAGGACGATGGCAGCTGGATGGCCTGGCCGGCAGAAGGCCGCATGCGCCAGGGATATGGTACGATTGAAAGTAGTCCTTACCAGCAGGGCTGGTTCGTGCCGCACGATGTGCCGGGCATGACGAAGCTGATCGGCGGTAAGGATAAAGTGTTGCAGGAGCTGACAACCTTCTTCGATAAAACGCCGGAAAATATGATGTGGAACGACTATTACAACCACGCCAATGAACCGGTGCACCATGTGCCGTTCCTGTTCAACCGCCTCGGCGCACCCTGGCTTACGCAGCGTTACACCCGTGAGATCTGCGCCCGGGCCTACCGTAATGCCGTGGAAGGACTGGTAGGCAACGAGGACGTTGGGCAAATGTCTGCCTGGTACGTACTGGCCGCCAGCGGACTGCACCCGGTATGCCCCGGTAGCCCGCGGTACGAAATTACCAGCCCGGTGTTTAACAGCATCACCTTCGGCCTGGATCCTGCCTATGCAAAGGGCAGTCAGTTTACGGTACGCACCCGCCACAACAGCCGCGTAAACGTGTATATACAGCGCGCCTGGCTGAACGGCAAACCGTATGCACACAGTTACATCGACCATGCTGCGATCGCGGCCGGTGGCGAGCTGGAACTGGAAATGGGGCCAACGCCGAATAAGTCCTGGGGAATTAAATAA